A stretch of Blautia liquoris DNA encodes these proteins:
- a CDS encoding cobaltochelatase CobT-related protein, with protein MREDYPGDELFEKETVDESRLELENRIKNLVWTVSGDYTLEVKPDVESFLTSQNTAIYDNIKQGAYARYLDREQLSMYLVKKVFMQAEEAPLLMLSSLCIDEAVCDRLMKEREGVKAIRKKACEEILNQDFKALSSSSVGMLELAYLREVLDGSVISTKKNMQSLDLIRSLKDTENTSQVIRVIDALYNQIVEPDFEKKKGSLSKVLAVTLDELKEYSWQDYLSEEMYEENLEVYLKRINESMATLDIRDEKEEPESPEVKEKKQKKVLVVDEAALEKMNLYVQLNYGKSYLTPQEEKSVNNQMCRGIHDECSLYFTEGILRNPVKKNYQLEYARKLRDKNRFQYHDNHWIVKRNIRILTDMLKRAMMLHDQQDFVRSDAGVINPSQMWKVGRCHDPRLFIHENKQDSMDFVVDVLIDASGSQRKRQGQVAIQAYTISETLSNLSISHRVTSYCTFWDYTVLQRFRDYEDDRKMNERIFDYMTSANNRDGLAVKAVGSQLSLREEEHKILIVLSDGKPYDVVVNRPGNKNPMPYKDKYAISDTAMEVRKLRGQGISVLGVFAGEEQDLSAERMIFGKDFAYIRDITEFPSIVGRYLVKQIE; from the coding sequence ATGAGAGAAGATTATCCGGGCGATGAACTTTTCGAAAAGGAAACAGTCGACGAAAGTCGCTTAGAATTGGAAAACAGAATCAAAAATCTCGTATGGACTGTAAGCGGAGATTATACACTCGAAGTAAAACCAGATGTCGAGAGTTTTCTGACTTCCCAGAATACGGCGATATATGACAATATCAAACAAGGCGCATACGCCAGATACCTGGACCGGGAGCAGTTATCCATGTATCTTGTGAAAAAGGTCTTTATGCAGGCGGAAGAGGCACCGCTTCTTATGCTTTCTTCTTTATGTATCGATGAAGCCGTCTGCGACCGTCTGATGAAAGAGAGAGAGGGAGTCAAAGCAATTCGAAAAAAAGCCTGTGAGGAAATTCTGAATCAGGATTTTAAGGCTTTGTCGTCATCTTCTGTGGGTATGCTGGAATTGGCTTACCTTCGCGAGGTATTGGATGGAAGTGTCATTTCCACAAAGAAGAATATGCAAAGTCTGGACCTGATCCGTTCCCTGAAAGATACGGAGAATACCAGTCAGGTGATCCGTGTGATTGATGCACTTTATAATCAGATTGTGGAGCCGGATTTTGAAAAGAAGAAGGGCAGCCTTTCAAAAGTCCTTGCGGTGACGCTTGACGAGCTGAAAGAATATTCCTGGCAGGACTATCTGTCGGAGGAAATGTATGAAGAGAATCTGGAAGTATATCTAAAACGCATCAACGAATCCATGGCGACACTTGATATCAGGGATGAGAAGGAAGAACCGGAATCTCCTGAGGTCAAAGAGAAGAAGCAAAAGAAAGTACTGGTCGTGGATGAGGCCGCTCTTGAAAAGATGAATCTCTATGTGCAGCTGAATTACGGAAAATCCTATCTCACCCCTCAGGAAGAGAAATCTGTCAACAATCAGATGTGCCGCGGGATTCATGATGAATGCAGTCTGTATTTTACGGAGGGAATCCTGAGGAATCCGGTCAAAAAGAATTATCAGTTGGAATATGCTAGAAAACTGAGGGATAAGAATCGTTTTCAATATCATGACAATCACTGGATTGTGAAAAGAAATATACGGATTCTGACGGATATGCTGAAACGTGCCATGATGCTGCACGACCAACAGGATTTTGTCCGGTCTGATGCAGGAGTCATCAACCCATCGCAGATGTGGAAAGTGGGAAGATGCCATGACCCCCGCCTTTTCATACATGAGAATAAACAGGATTCTATGGATTTTGTCGTGGACGTGTTGATTGACGCCAGCGGATCTCAGCGAAAACGCCAGGGACAAGTGGCAATCCAGGCTTATACCATCAGTGAGACGCTCAGTAACCTGTCTATATCACACCGGGTAACCAGCTATTGTACTTTCTGGGATTATACGGTTTTACAGCGATTTCGGGATTATGAAGATGACAGAAAGATGAATGAACGGATTTTCGATTATATGACATCGGCGAATAATCGGGATGGGCTTGCAGTCAAAGCAGTCGGATCGCAGCTTTCTCTAAGAGAGGAAGAGCATAAGATTCTGATCGTGTTAAGTGACGGGAAGCCATATGATGTGGTCGTGAACCGACCGGGTAACAAGAATCCTATGCCGTACAAAGACAAATACGCTATTTCAGACACCGCAATGGAAGTGCGAAAGCTGCGCGGACAGGGAATTTCTGTGCTTGGAGTATTTGCAGGGGAAGAGCAGGATCTTTCGGCTGAACGGATGATATTCGGCAAAGATTTTGCATATATTAGAGATATCACAGAATTTCCAAGCATCGTCGGACGATACTTGGTGAAACAAATTGAATGA
- a CDS encoding V0D/AC39 family V-type ATPase subunit produces the protein MADHSNAYAVARIRVLENSLLTQSDIDQLMACKTYESCLAFLTDKGWGTPDHRSDAQNILRAEREKIWDLIRDMKVDMATFDVLACQNLYHNLKAAVKETVTGPSPVNVYYEKTAIPKEEMLRIVYEKDFEKLPEHMQEAAAEALKVMLQTRDGQLCDIIVDRALLEAVRQMGKSSGSDMIWAYAENFVSSADMKIAFRAAKTGKTKSFLDRALAECDLLDLDKLSMASVSGFDAICEYLSETGFSEAVDAAKESNSAFERWCDNRILACISPQKYNPFTTGPLIAYVLARENEISTVRMILTWKKNKLPEESIRERIRVMYV, from the coding sequence ATGGCTGATCATTCGAATGCGTATGCAGTTGCAAGGATTCGCGTACTGGAAAATAGTCTGTTGACACAAAGCGATATTGATCAGCTGATGGCCTGCAAAACATATGAAAGCTGTCTGGCATTTCTGACAGATAAAGGATGGGGGACGCCGGATCACAGATCAGATGCACAAAACATTCTAAGGGCAGAGCGTGAGAAAATATGGGACTTGATCAGAGACATGAAAGTGGATATGGCAACGTTTGATGTGCTGGCCTGCCAGAATTTGTATCACAACCTGAAGGCGGCTGTTAAAGAGACCGTTACAGGACCTTCTCCTGTAAATGTATATTATGAAAAAACCGCTATCCCGAAAGAAGAGATGCTGCGCATTGTATATGAAAAGGACTTTGAAAAACTCCCTGAACATATGCAGGAAGCAGCAGCCGAGGCACTGAAGGTCATGCTTCAGACACGAGATGGCCAGCTGTGTGATATTATTGTAGATCGCGCACTGTTAGAGGCAGTTCGCCAGATGGGAAAAAGTTCCGGAAGTGACATGATTTGGGCCTATGCCGAAAACTTCGTCTCTTCGGCAGACATGAAGATCGCTTTCAGAGCTGCAAAGACTGGTAAGACCAAATCGTTTCTGGATCGTGCACTGGCCGAGTGTGATTTGCTGGATTTGGACAAATTATCAATGGCCTCTGTTTCTGGTTTTGATGCTATCTGTGAATATCTTTCTGAAACCGGTTTTTCCGAAGCAGTCGATGCAGCCAAAGAATCGAATTCAGCCTTTGAACGCTGGTGCGATAATCGCATCCTTGCGTGTATCTCTCCTCAGAAATATAATCCATTTACGACGGGCCCGCTCATCGCCTATGTGCTGGCAAGAGAAAATGAAATCAGTACAGTTCGCATGATTCTTACCTGGAAGAAAAATAAACTTCCGGAGGAATCAATACGAGAAAGGATACGGGTGATGTATGTATAA
- a CDS encoding V-type ATP synthase subunit A, with protein MSTGVIKKVAGPLVTATGMQDANMFDVVRVSEQRLIGEIIEIHGDEASIQVYEETSGLGPGEPVESMGVPLSVELGPGLISNIYDGIERPLEEIRKLTGNNLKRGVEVPSLDREKEWKFTAAVAAGDEVEAGDVLGTVEETVVVTQKIMVPPKIKGIVKEIREGCYKVDDVIAVIGTEQGDKELAMMQKWPVRVGRPYQKKLAPNKPLVTGQRVIDTFFPIAAGGVAAVPGPFGSGKTVIQHQLAKWAEADIVVYIGCGERGNEMTDVLNEFPELIDPRTGESLMKRTVLIANTSDMPVAAREASIYTGITIAEYFRDMGYSVALMADSTSRWAEALREMSGRLEEMPGEEGYPAYLGSRLAQFYERAGDVISLGKDNREGALTVIGAVSPPGGDISEPVSQATLRIVKVFWSLDADLAAERHFPAVNWLKSYSLYLDDMEKWFNESVKQDWMKCRQEMMALLQDESELDEIVKMVGIDALSPADRLKMETSRSIREDFLHQNSFHETDTYSSLKKQYMLMKLILGYYKEAVDALEQGAELNPIISLPVREDVGRFKYVPEEGMESEYNKIKDEIHDQALKLLRKEEL; from the coding sequence ATGAGTACCGGTGTCATAAAAAAAGTGGCAGGTCCGTTAGTCACCGCAACAGGGATGCAGGATGCGAACATGTTTGATGTTGTCCGAGTCAGTGAACAAAGACTGATCGGTGAAATAATAGAGATTCATGGTGACGAGGCTTCGATACAGGTATATGAGGAGACATCAGGTCTTGGGCCGGGAGAGCCAGTTGAGTCTATGGGAGTTCCACTCTCTGTTGAATTAGGACCGGGACTGATCTCAAATATATACGATGGAATTGAGAGGCCACTGGAAGAGATCAGAAAGTTAACTGGCAATAATCTGAAACGAGGGGTGGAAGTGCCATCCCTGGACCGGGAGAAAGAATGGAAATTTACTGCGGCAGTCGCTGCAGGGGATGAGGTAGAAGCAGGAGATGTCCTCGGGACAGTCGAGGAAACAGTGGTGGTTACACAAAAGATTATGGTTCCGCCCAAAATTAAAGGAATAGTGAAAGAAATCAGGGAAGGCTGTTATAAGGTTGACGATGTGATTGCAGTAATTGGCACAGAGCAGGGAGATAAGGAGTTAGCTATGATGCAGAAGTGGCCGGTACGTGTCGGAAGGCCGTATCAGAAAAAGCTGGCTCCAAACAAACCACTCGTCACAGGGCAAAGAGTCATCGATACCTTTTTTCCGATAGCGGCCGGAGGAGTTGCAGCAGTACCGGGGCCATTTGGAAGTGGTAAAACAGTAATTCAGCATCAACTTGCAAAGTGGGCAGAAGCTGACATTGTGGTCTATATCGGATGTGGCGAACGTGGAAATGAAATGACAGATGTATTAAACGAATTTCCGGAGCTCATCGATCCGAGGACAGGCGAATCTCTGATGAAAAGAACTGTTTTAATTGCAAATACGTCGGATATGCCTGTGGCGGCCCGAGAAGCTTCTATCTATACGGGAATTACCATAGCGGAATATTTCCGCGATATGGGATATTCCGTCGCACTGATGGCGGATTCGACATCCCGCTGGGCGGAGGCCTTGAGGGAAATGTCAGGACGACTCGAAGAAATGCCCGGTGAGGAAGGATACCCGGCTTATCTGGGAAGCCGTCTTGCACAGTTTTATGAACGTGCAGGGGATGTGATCTCTCTGGGAAAGGATAATCGGGAAGGTGCGCTGACTGTAATTGGTGCCGTTTCACCTCCCGGCGGAGATATCTCGGAACCGGTCTCTCAGGCGACACTTCGTATCGTCAAGGTATTCTGGAGCCTGGATGCAGACCTGGCAGCCGAACGTCATTTTCCCGCGGTCAACTGGCTGAAGAGCTATTCTTTATATCTTGATGATATGGAAAAGTGGTTTAACGAGTCTGTGAAGCAGGACTGGATGAAATGTAGACAAGAGATGATGGCTCTTCTTCAGGACGAGTCAGAGCTGGATGAGATCGTTAAAATGGTAGGGATCGATGCACTCTCTCCGGCTGACAGGCTGAAGATGGAGACTTCTCGATCAATTCGTGAGGATTTTCTGCATCAGAACTCTTTTCATGAGACGGATACTTACAGTTCCTTAAAAAAGCAGTATATGTTGATGAAACTGATCCTTGGTTATTACAAAGAGGCAGTTGACGCTCTCGAACAGGGAGCGGAGCTTAATCCTATTATAAGTCTGCCGGTTCGTGAAGATGTCGGAAGATTTAAATATGTGCCGGAAGAAGGAATGGAATCTGAATATAATAAGATTAAGGATGAAATTCATGATCAGGCACTGAAATTGCTGCGAAAGGAGGAACTGTAA
- a CDS encoding V-type ATP synthase subunit E has protein sequence MNGLEKITEQILDEAREETDQILDKAEKEKTKILAKSKKECDQRKREFIASMEKELQDYSDREASVREQRFNRAVLQEKQLIIEEMIDKAYHQMKNQETGIYFKTLERLFERYCHSEEGQMILNIHDLERMPGDFRYSIEQLAGKKGGSLTISDVPGQISDGFLLIYGKVEENCTFQSIIEAKKDCLKDQVNKILWEESDG, from the coding sequence ATGAACGGTTTGGAAAAGATTACAGAACAGATTCTTGATGAGGCCAGGGAGGAAACCGATCAGATACTGGACAAGGCGGAGAAAGAGAAAACCAAAATACTGGCAAAGTCTAAGAAGGAATGTGACCAGAGGAAAAGAGAGTTCATCGCATCCATGGAAAAAGAACTTCAGGACTACAGCGACAGAGAGGCTTCAGTCAGGGAGCAGAGGTTTAACAGAGCTGTTCTGCAGGAAAAACAGTTGATAATTGAGGAAATGATTGATAAGGCTTACCATCAGATGAAAAACCAGGAGACGGGGATCTATTTTAAGACATTAGAGCGATTATTTGAAAGGTACTGTCACAGCGAAGAAGGACAGATGATTTTAAACATTCACGATTTAGAAAGAATGCCCGGCGATTTTCGATATTCGATTGAACAGCTGGCGGGAAAAAAAGGCGGCTCTTTGACAATTTCAGATGTGCCCGGCCAGATCAGCGACGGGTTTCTTTTGATATATGGGAAAGTAGAGGAAAACTGTACGTTTCAATCTATTATAGAAGCGAAAAAAGATTGCCTGAAAGATCAGGTGAACAAAATATTATGGGAGGAAAGCGATGGCTGA
- a CDS encoding V-type ATP synthase subunit D yields MAKTQVNPTRMELTRQKKKLSTANRGYKLLKDKRDELMRQFLILVKENMELRNQVEAGIKRANTNFVIAGSAMSKEALHTALMSPKQEISLAADRKNIMSVDVPVFHYETRRADSNDIYSYGYAFTSGDLDDAVKSLADVFPKMINLAEKEKTCQLIAAEIEKTRRRVNALEHIIIPGTLENIRYISMKLDENERSSQVRLLKVKDMMLEDTHHYREKQSAERGK; encoded by the coding sequence ATGGCAAAAACCCAGGTAAATCCGACCAGAATGGAATTGACAAGACAAAAGAAGAAACTGAGTACCGCGAATCGAGGCTATAAACTTCTCAAAGACAAACGGGATGAATTAATGCGTCAGTTTCTGATCTTAGTCAAAGAAAATATGGAGCTCCGGAATCAGGTGGAGGCGGGAATAAAAAGAGCGAATACTAATTTTGTAATTGCCGGCTCTGCGATGTCAAAGGAAGCACTTCACACTGCATTGATGTCACCGAAGCAAGAGATATCGCTTGCGGCTGACAGGAAAAATATCATGAGTGTCGACGTTCCCGTGTTTCACTATGAAACACGAAGAGCAGACAGTAATGATATCTATTCCTATGGTTATGCATTTACATCCGGAGATCTTGACGATGCAGTGAAATCTCTTGCAGATGTATTTCCCAAGATGATAAATCTGGCAGAAAAAGAAAAAACCTGTCAGTTGATAGCTGCTGAAATTGAGAAAACAAGAAGACGCGTAAATGCTCTGGAACATATTATCATTCCTGGGACGCTGGAAAATATAAGGTACATCTCAATGAAACTTGATGAGAATGAGAGAAGCTCTCAGGTTAGGTTGTTAAAGGTCAAAGATATGATGCTTGAAGACACGCATCATTATCGGGAAAAACAGAGTGCAGAGAGGGGGAAATGA
- a CDS encoding V-type ATP synthase subunit F: MYKIAVIGAHESIYGFAALGLETYPVQDEDEGRKVLKEVADRDYAVIYITEEMAAKLTDEIDKYRERYLPAIIQIPGVMGNTGAGIKNVKKSVEQAVGADILWRGGI, from the coding sequence ATGTATAAGATAGCGGTGATCGGTGCACACGAAAGTATCTATGGCTTTGCTGCTCTGGGACTTGAGACCTATCCTGTGCAAGATGAAGACGAGGGCAGGAAAGTACTCAAAGAAGTGGCAGATAGAGATTATGCAGTTATCTACATCACCGAGGAAATGGCCGCAAAACTGACAGATGAGATAGATAAATACCGCGAAAGGTATTTGCCGGCCATCATACAGATTCCGGGGGTCATGGGTAATACGGGTGCAGGCATCAAAAATGTTAAAAAAAGTGTGGAACAGGCAGTAGGCGCGGATATTTTATGGAGAGGAGGAATATAA
- a CDS encoding V-type ATP synthase subunit I has protein sequence MAVVRMRRISICAMKQNRKSILELLQELGWMEVDLDSKEEFEQMDTSGAKNAFQNRVHLAEHALEILDHYAPEKTSIFAGLAGRDRLHGDIYEIAAPMRSQHSKTAENIVNIDKKIAALKTGILKYENQIEELNPWMNLTVPMNTSGTKRCSFFTGTLQEPLDEAQVLERLAKTAPDLERFEIEVLSKDQDRTYLALVCLRKEEQELEDALKKLGFARPSMIIRRKPADELSKIENEMKEVRSQIDDLSKEIREMKRERDHLRLMSDYYRLRAEKYEVLGILPQTKSVFAIGGYIPETYADTLKKELETQYGAAVSIESIKEDENAPVILQNNQFSRCGEGVLSSFGLPHKGETDPTFIMTIFYVFLFGIMLSDAAYGAIVSIVCGVALIKFPRMSENMKKSIQLFFWCGLSTVFWGLMFGGIFGDAIDVIAKTFFHVKLAEGESLLPALWFAPLNNPMKMLVYSMLFGCIHMFTGLAIKGYMCLREKDYMGFLCKVVFWTMLLLGLIFILLPTSLFESISQMKFTFRPTVNVIARVSAAIGAIGILLFSGRDKKNFLLRIALGAYDLYNITGWVSDVLSYSRLLALGLATGVIASVINQMGSMVGNGPIGVIFFILIFIGGHMLNLGINLLGAYVHTCRLQYVEFFGKFYDGGGREFKPFWANTKYVEIEGGKIR, from the coding sequence ATGGCGGTAGTGCGGATGCGGCGCATCAGCATATGTGCTATGAAACAGAACCGGAAGTCTATTCTGGAACTTCTTCAGGAGCTTGGCTGGATGGAAGTTGACTTAGATTCAAAAGAAGAGTTTGAACAGATGGATACTTCCGGGGCAAAGAATGCATTTCAAAACAGAGTACACCTGGCAGAACATGCACTGGAGATATTAGATCACTATGCACCTGAAAAGACCTCGATTTTTGCAGGTCTTGCCGGCCGGGACAGATTACATGGCGATATCTACGAAATTGCGGCTCCCATGCGGTCTCAACACTCGAAGACGGCCGAAAATATTGTCAATATAGATAAGAAGATCGCTGCATTAAAAACCGGAATATTAAAATACGAAAATCAGATAGAGGAATTAAACCCATGGATGAATCTTACGGTACCTATGAACACTTCCGGAACAAAAAGATGTTCATTTTTTACAGGTACGCTGCAGGAACCTTTGGATGAAGCTCAGGTTCTTGAAAGGCTGGCTAAGACAGCGCCGGATCTTGAAAGATTCGAGATTGAGGTACTATCGAAGGATCAGGACAGGACGTATCTTGCTCTTGTCTGTCTGAGAAAAGAGGAACAGGAACTTGAAGATGCTCTGAAGAAGCTTGGGTTTGCCCGGCCCTCCATGATCATCAGGCGAAAACCAGCTGATGAACTCTCCAAAATCGAAAACGAGATGAAAGAGGTCCGCTCACAGATTGATGATCTCTCAAAAGAAATACGAGAGATGAAACGTGAAAGAGATCATTTGAGACTGATGTCTGATTATTACAGGCTCAGAGCAGAAAAGTATGAAGTTCTCGGGATACTGCCACAGACAAAAAGTGTGTTTGCCATCGGCGGGTATATTCCGGAAACATATGCCGATACGCTAAAGAAAGAACTTGAGACCCAATATGGTGCGGCTGTCAGCATAGAATCGATCAAAGAGGATGAGAACGCCCCGGTGATTCTTCAAAATAACCAATTTTCCCGTTGCGGGGAGGGTGTGCTGTCATCATTTGGTCTGCCTCATAAGGGAGAGACAGATCCTACATTTATCATGACAATCTTTTATGTTTTTCTGTTTGGAATTATGTTGTCGGATGCTGCTTATGGAGCGATCGTATCGATTGTATGCGGGGTGGCTTTGATCAAATTTCCGAGGATGAGTGAAAATATGAAGAAATCAATTCAACTGTTTTTCTGGTGCGGACTCTCCACTGTCTTCTGGGGATTGATGTTCGGAGGAATTTTCGGGGATGCAATCGATGTGATTGCAAAAACATTTTTCCATGTGAAGTTGGCTGAAGGTGAATCTCTTCTTCCGGCACTTTGGTTTGCTCCATTGAATAATCCGATGAAAATGCTGGTATATTCCATGCTTTTTGGCTGTATCCACATGTTTACAGGTCTTGCGATCAAAGGATATATGTGTCTGAGAGAGAAAGACTATATGGGATTTCTCTGTAAAGTAGTATTTTGGACGATGCTCCTTTTAGGACTGATCTTTATACTGCTTCCCACTTCTCTTTTTGAGTCAATTTCACAGATGAAATTCACTTTTCGCCCGACTGTAAATGTGATTGCAAGAGTATCAGCTGCTATCGGTGCGATTGGAATTCTTTTGTTTTCGGGAAGGGATAAGAAGAACTTTCTCCTTAGAATTGCACTTGGCGCCTATGATCTGTATAACATCACAGGATGGGTTTCTGATGTACTCTCCTATTCAAGGCTTTTAGCTTTGGGGCTTGCCACAGGTGTGATTGCGTCTGTCATCAATCAGATGGGGAGTATGGTGGGAAACGGACCAATTGGTGTCATATTTTTTATTCTTATATTTATAGGCGGTCACATGTTGAATCTTGGAATCAATCTGCTCGGGGCATATGTCCACACATGCAGACTACAGTATGTGGAGTTTTTTGGAAAATTTTATGATGGCGGTGGAAGGGAGTTTAAACCTTTTTGGGCAAATACAAAGTATGTAGAAATAGAAGGAGGAAAAATCAGATGA
- a CDS encoding V-type ATP synthase subunit B, producing the protein MPKEYKTIQEVAGPLVLVQGVDHVNYDELGEIELANGDKRRCKVLEVDGATALLQLFENSAGINLSNSKVRFLGHSMELGVSADMLGRVFNGLGSPIDEGPEILPKERRDINGLPINPAARNYPQEFIQTGISAIDGLNTLVRGQKLPIFSASGLPHAQLAAQIARQAKVLGTGEKFAVVFAAMGITFEESNFFIESFKESGAIDRTVLFVNLANDPAVERIATPRMALTAAEYLAFEKGMHVLVIMTDITNYADALREVSAARKEVPGRRGYPGYMYTDLASLYERAGRQKGKEGSITMIPILTMPEDDKTHPIPDLTGYITEGQIILSRDLYHKGIIPPIDVLPSLSRLKDKGIGEGRTRADHSDTMNQLFAAYARGKDAKELMVILGEAALSNMDLLYARFADAFEREYLNQGYRTKRSIDETLDIGWKLLGMLPKGELKRINEKFLDQYYDTRVKRSCVSCLHEKA; encoded by the coding sequence ATGCCGAAGGAATACAAAACAATACAGGAAGTTGCCGGACCGCTTGTTCTGGTTCAGGGTGTGGATCATGTCAATTATGATGAGCTTGGAGAGATTGAGCTGGCAAATGGTGACAAGCGAAGGTGCAAAGTTTTAGAGGTTGACGGTGCGACAGCTCTTTTGCAGCTTTTTGAAAACTCTGCCGGTATTAATCTATCAAACAGCAAAGTCAGATTTTTAGGTCACTCCATGGAACTGGGAGTTTCTGCGGATATGCTGGGAAGAGTCTTTAATGGTCTGGGCAGTCCGATCGATGAGGGGCCTGAGATTTTGCCAAAAGAGCGAAGGGATATCAATGGACTTCCTATAAATCCGGCGGCGAGAAACTATCCGCAGGAATTTATTCAGACAGGGATTTCCGCCATAGATGGTCTTAATACGTTAGTTCGCGGACAAAAACTTCCGATCTTTTCTGCATCGGGTCTTCCGCATGCGCAACTTGCCGCGCAGATTGCCAGACAGGCAAAAGTTCTGGGGACAGGTGAAAAATTTGCCGTTGTGTTTGCTGCGATGGGAATCACTTTTGAGGAATCCAATTTCTTTATCGAAAGTTTCAAAGAGTCTGGAGCAATTGACCGGACAGTCCTCTTTGTCAATCTGGCTAATGACCCGGCGGTGGAGCGAATCGCCACCCCCAGGATGGCACTGACAGCAGCTGAGTACTTGGCTTTTGAAAAAGGAATGCATGTTCTTGTGATTATGACTGATATCACAAATTATGCTGATGCACTGCGTGAGGTTTCTGCGGCGCGAAAAGAAGTCCCGGGAAGGAGAGGCTATCCGGGCTATATGTATACAGATCTGGCTTCTTTATATGAGCGCGCCGGACGTCAGAAAGGAAAGGAAGGTTCGATCACGATGATTCCGATTCTGACAATGCCCGAGGATGACAAAACGCATCCGATTCCTGACTTGACAGGGTATATCACAGAAGGACAGATTATTCTGAGCCGTGATTTATATCATAAAGGTATCATTCCACCCATTGATGTTCTTCCCTCTTTGTCGCGTCTGAAAGATAAAGGAATCGGAGAGGGAAGAACCAGAGCGGATCATTCCGATACTATGAATCAGTTATTTGCAGCATATGCCCGTGGAAAAGATGCCAAAGAATTGATGGTGATTCTGGGAGAGGCGGCACTCTCCAACATGGATCTGTTATACGCGCGATTTGCCGATGCATTTGAAAGGGAATATCTAAATCAAGGTTATCGCACAAAGCGCAGTATCGATGAGACACTTGATATTGGGTGGAAGTTGCTTGGAATGCTTCCAAAGGGTGAACTAAAACGAATTAATGAAAAGTTTTTGGATCAATATTATGATACCAGGGTCAAAAGGTCCTGCGTTTCATGCTTGCATGAAAAAGCATGA
- a CDS encoding V-type ATP synthase subunit K, whose protein sequence is MNDLGIVWAVLGAVAAAGLAGIGSAYGVSAAGQAAAGVVTEDPSKFAKCLLLQLLPGTQGIYGLLVAFVTISKIGLFGGNLVSISGQTGLMIFFACLPVGVVGLISARQQGDASVASIGIIAKKPDQFGKAMLFPSMVETYAIFALLISIIAVSSIPV, encoded by the coding sequence ATGAACGATTTAGGTATTGTGTGGGCAGTATTAGGAGCGGTGGCAGCGGCAGGTCTTGCCGGCATTGGTTCTGCCTATGGTGTGTCTGCAGCCGGTCAGGCAGCGGCGGGTGTGGTCACGGAGGATCCGTCAAAATTTGCAAAGTGCCTGCTCTTACAGTTACTGCCTGGTACACAGGGGATTTATGGACTTTTGGTAGCTTTTGTCACGATCTCCAAAATTGGTCTTTTTGGAGGAAATTTAGTTTCAATCTCCGGCCAGACGGGTCTGATGATTTTCTTTGCCTGCCTTCCGGTTGGTGTTGTGGGTTTGATCTCCGCGAGGCAGCAGGGTGATGCTTCCGTAGCTTCTATTGGGATAATAGCCAAAAAGCCAGATCAGTTTGGCAAAGCGATGCTGTTTCCGTCTATGGTTGAGACCTATGCAATCTTTGCTCTGCTGATATCTATCATTGCAGTCAGCTCCATTCCTGTATAA